One Chryseobacterium sp. StRB126 genomic region harbors:
- a CDS encoding PspC family transcriptional regulator yields the protein MLNNIRHKMEREWFGVLTRTGAKLGIPVSKLRIFFIYSTFATVGFFFLIYLGLAFTLWIKDIFITRRPSVFDL from the coding sequence ATGCTGAATAATATCCGTCATAAAATGGAAAGAGAATGGTTTGGTGTACTCACAAGAACGGGTGCCAAGCTAGGAATTCCCGTTTCCAAATTAAGGATCTTTTTCATCTACTCTACTTTTGCTACGGTAGGATTTTTCTTTCTGATTTATCTTGGCTTGGCATTTACTTTGTGGATTAAAGATATTTTTATCACAAGAAGACCAAGCGTCTTTGATTTATAA